DNA sequence from the Ovis canadensis isolate MfBH-ARS-UI-01 breed Bighorn chromosome 2, ARS-UI_OviCan_v2, whole genome shotgun sequence genome:
AATTCCCGTCCATCTGTTTGCCCAAGAGCTCAGGAAAGCCAGGATGCAGCGGGGAAAGACGGTAGGAAGAAGAAACTACTGCTTGATCCCTAGGCTTAGAAAGAGCCAGACAGAGATCCCCAAAGTCTTTGAACTTGAGGCACTTTGGCCAGGATTACCAAGTAGAGAGAGCTCCTATAacacagaaaggaggaaagagggtATTACCCCTCCAGGGCTCCCCACTGGAGACAGCATTTGGTGCCTCAGAACCTCTAAACTCCACAGGATGGAACAGAATGAGAAGAGTGCATAAGTGTGTGACCACGGGGCCTGGGAAATAGAAGGTGCAGTGGGTTCAACCATGTCCCGTAAAAGACACGTTCAAGTGTTAACCCCCGATTCCTGTGATttcatttggaaatagggtctttgtggATGTACACAAGTTAAGATGGGGCCACACTGGATTGGGGCAGCCAATAatccaaagaagagagaaatctgGACACACACACGTGCAAAATGTCACGTGAAGGTGAAAGCAAAGATTGAGTGATACATCTGCAAGATAAGGGatcccagggaattcccacagcAACTAGATGCTGGAAGAGGTAAGGGTGATcccactcaagagtcttcagggATAGCATGGCCCTGCAGACACCTGGATCCTGaacttctagccttcagaactgtgacagAATATAAATCTCTGTTGTCTTAAGTTACCCAGTTTGTAGCAGCCATAGGAAACTAgtatagaaagaaaaggaaatgggccCAATTCTCCCCAGTTTCAGGGACAGGCAAGCATAGGATTCATCAGAAATGAGGCAGGGATGAaaatggaagagagaaaagaagtgagGGATGGACCATTCTGCTCTCTCTAGGTTGTGAATAACCTAAAATCAGCAATGAAACTCTACATAGAACTTGACACAGCACCATGCATCTGTATCCTTTAAGTCTATTTCTgcaacaataaataataataaggcCAGTGTTGGGCCTTCCACCAACTGCCGGTGCCTCTGGAGGTTCTGTGGTCAGGGAGTACTTTGCTGCTTCCTTCACCAGGGTCTGTGTTTCTCTTTCAACATGACTTTGACATCCTGACCATTGGCAAAGGTCTGCTGCAGGGCAAAGGTCCTCTGCAGGTCCACTTGGCCCTCAACATTACCTGTGCGGACCCCATATTTCAGGGTGTCTCTGCAGTCAACCAGGATCTGCTCCAGGGACTCGGGGTGGTCAGAGAGTTCCAAGTTGAAGCCCTCCATGCCTTCCAGCagctggtgggggtggtggaagTCCAGCACTTTGGTGGAGCGATCGAACGTCTTCCGGACATAGTTGAGGAGTATGTCCACCACCTCCAACAGGAACTGCACAGTTTGCTCCTCCCCATTCTTAGCCGGAAGCAGATCTGAGGGGGGAAAGTCAGTGTGTGGTTATCACCTGTCTCCTATCTGGATTCCCTCAGCTTAGAAATCCCATGGTATCTTTATAGGCCTAATTTCCTCCCAGGATACATATGTGCATTATCTGTTGTCCCATCTTTGCAGAAAAATGTACATAATCATATACACGGAAGTATTGCTTAGACTCCCTGGGAGTTCACAGACTTTCTGACAGTTAAGATGCTCATAAGTAGAAAGCTTTGAGAAGCCGCGAGCAGCCTACCACTGCTCAATGCCGCTGTTATTCATCTGGGCACCTGGCAGGCATGTAATGTACAGGGCTTCTGTCTTGCTGCCCGAGTACCAGGCATGCCTCTGGACATCTGGCTCAGACACTGGGCTTTTGGTTTGGTGTTATTATGATGTGCCTGATCTATTGTTGGTGGAAGGTGAGGCTTCTGTGGATAGAGGCTGAGGACTCCCTGAAGACGGTGGTTCTTTATGTCCTTAGACTGAAAACTAGAATTGGAAGATGAGGCTtaggagggtgggagagggaacTCCTGCCTGTCTCTTGACCTTATCCTTTGCAGCTCGGCTTTTGGGATGCCAGGACGTGACCCTGTGTTCCAACTTTTGTTAGGCAGAGTCAGACAGGCGAGGCAGCCATGGAGAAAAGCGGAAGCTGTCAGTCACAGCTCAAGAACAGGCTGGCCGTAATGATGTTCTTTGTTTATTCTTCAGATTATCCCTCTCATATCTTGTGAGTCTTGTTTACTGTTCCAGTTTGGCCTCCACGGCTTGTGGGGAGCTCATGGAAGGAGGTGGTGATGGGTTTACCTCTGAGCTCATCGGGAAAGACTGGGAAAGCACCTGCTGAGACTGTAGTAGGGGAAGCAATAGTGACTGAAAgatcttcaaaagaaaaatgagctTTAGGACAGCAATTTGGTCATGAGGCCCAGTTACACAGCTTTCCACAGGGCGattttgttgtggtggtggcCACCACCTTGGAGCATAAATGCTAATAAGAGAATCACTGGATTTTTGTTCTGGATTTTCAGAGTCTATGAATCTATTATTTGTCCCTGCAAGTATCTTTAGAGTTGATTGTTTTACTGATTATCCTCATCCAGCTTTCTAAGGATGGTGACCTGGACAGTATGGAAGGAGGGAGAATATTCTAATCAGACGTTGGGAAAGCAGTTTCATGATGCTTCAGAGGGAATAATAACTTCTTTTGGTAAGATCAGCAACATTTCAGGAGAAAGTAAAGAAACTCCAATAAGGAGCCTACTGGCTAgcactggggctggggtgggggtggggagtaccTCGGGCGAACAGGTTGGAGAAGTCTGTCTCCGTGCGTCGGAAGCGGCCATCCTTGTCACTGTTTTCACAGGAAAGCAGGTTCTTGGAGGACTGCCTCTCCTTGAAGGCGCTCACAAGCCTGCTCTTCTCTTCCAGGCTGTTGGTCCTCTGCAAGAAGCCTGTAGCACAAGAAGCTGGGTCAGAGGAGGGGCAGCAAACTCCCGGCCTCACAGGATTAGCTGCCGGCCCAGGTTGACTCTCCAAGCAGGATCCTTGCATCCCCTGAGAAGAAGCCGCGTGTCTGTGTTTTCAGTGTAAGGGCTCTGGCACTGCTCGCCTTCAGGCGGGGAGGGGGCAGTGTCAAGTGTCATCAGTGGTACAGACCCAGTCATGCAAGAGAGAAAAATAGTAAGTGAAGCCCATTCTCCTCTCTGAACATGACAGTGAATGCAGAATTAAGTCAATTGGACAGCTTCCACTCCAGTAACCAGCTCCAGGATGGGGTTTTAAGGGAAGGGATGCAAAGAGAGAGGATGCTGCCAGTACTGGGTTTACGGGCTGTGTagccagagggaggaggaggtgaggacCAGCACTGAGCACTGGGGAAGATGCTTTCCTTGGGTATACCAGGTAAACGCTACCAGGGTTGAATGTAAGTTTAATTTTTCAGACCCAAACCTAAAGTACAGCTTTCCCTGTTCCCTCCCCCTCTTAAATAAAGGTATTGaagaaagagacaagaaagcctaaAATTTTATGTGTGGTGACATTTAATTctataaatacttattgagcacctactgtggaAAAGGACTTAAGCTAAGCATTTAGGATAGTGGACAAATAAAGATAAATGAGAGAGATCCCCTCTTCTCCAGGAGCTTACAGTTTGGCAGCTGGTGACCAACAATGTAATAAATTGAGAAGAACTCCATGGAGATGAACTCTGAGTCCAGGGTGGGAGTCAAagccctcccccctgcccctcaGAAGGGGTGGAAATCTCTCCTGCTTGAGGAGAGCAGTGCAGACATTACCAGTGGCAAACCTAGAAGCAGGCTGAGCTGAAAGGGCTGGAGACTCTGCCAGCCAAGAGCACTATTTCTTCCCTCAGTACCTCCACCCATCCCTGCTTCTGTTCCTTCCCTCATCTCCTCCAACTCAGTCTCAATCTTAGTCAGAAATACAACACcctgaaaagaggaagaaagttttAAGTTTCTTGGTGACCCCAAAGCTGTATTTGTAGATTCCAAGATCCTCGGGGAGTCACAAATGTCACAAGGCAGGCTTGGAGTAAAGTTCCAAGAGGTTGGAAGAGAGGCAAGTTATTCTGGGAAATTCAGCTTTACTTCCCCAGGACTGCAATCAGTGGTGAGGAGTGGAGGAAGGAGGGATGCAGGGGGAAGGCCGGGGTGATTAGAATCCTCCCACATGCAGGAGCAGGGTCTATTTTTGGAGGGAAGAATtgaaaggcagaggcaccaggcCTTCCATTGTTCCCAGCACTTTTTAAATGTATCACTAAAGCTCTAAAGGACGTCAGAAGGATGGGGATACCCTATAATAGAGCTCCACACTTAGATGTGAAGATGGGGGTTGCATCTTCTCCCTCACCTCTTCTCCTACTTTCTGAATTCCTCCTTCAAACCCTTAGAGTCCAAAACCAGAAGCCCTCATTCATTTACCAGAGGGGTGCAGGATCACCTGGCACCTGGGTAAGACTGCTCCCCTATGCCCAGAACTGGCAGCTGTGGAGTCTCTCAGGCTGGAAAGACCATGTCCATGTGCCCTAATGGAGAGGAGGTCCTGCCTTGCTGAACTCCTGCTCTCCAGGTCTCTGACTTCTGGTTGGCTCTGACTCACTCCCTGGAGAAGTCTCTGCCTTGAAACCCCTGAGCATCTCCTTTCCTCTGGGAAAGGACAAGGACCTGCATTGGGGCTTTGGGTATTATCTCCAAGAGAGTTCTTGACACAGGCATTCCCAGAGGTGTCCTAATAGGAATGGGAGATGACAATTACAACGCAACTTTAAACCTGCATCCCATTCCTGAACCACACTTCCTGGAGTGGTGGCTCAAaatgtctgcctgaaatgcgggagacctgggtttgatccctgggttgggaagatctcctggagcaggaaatggcaacagactccagtattcttgcctggagaatcccatgggcagaggagccaggtgggctacagtccacagggtcgcaaagagtcggacacgactgagcgacttcacttcactatacctCTTGTAATTATCTTATGCATAGCACAACTTATACTACATtatgaaggtgaaagtcactcagtcgtgtccagctctttgcgaccccatggattgtagcctgccaggctcctctgtccatggaatgctccaggccagaatactgaagtgggtagccattcccttctccaagggatcctcccaactcatggattgaacccaggtctgtagctcagacgataaagcatctgcctacaatgcaggacacctgggttcgatccctgggtcgggaagatcccctggagaaggaaatggcaaaccgctccagtattcttgtctgcaaaatcccatggactgagcagcctggtaggctacagtccatggggtcacaaagagttggacacgactgagtgacttcacttcactttcactcctgcattgcaggcggattctttatcatctgatccAATACTACATTATAATCCATGATAAAAGCCATTAGTTTGCTAATGTAAACATTTAATGGATATGATTTTCAGAATAACACTTCTTTGGGAATgtatatgttttctaaaatattggGAGCCTCAAAAAACGGTCAATAGCCCCAGCCTCTCTGGGCTCTGAGAGGTTCTGGAAGGAACTGTATGCGTCTCCAAGGATGATGAGGTGGTGGACAATGTCCTCAAGGACACTGAGGTTAGTGTTTTGACAACCTCCCTGGCTAGCAAGTGGTCTTAGAAGCAGAGGCCCCTGAgacctggtttccctggtggctcagactgtaggtaaagaatctgcctgcaatgcaggagacctgggtttgatccctgggttgggaagatccctggagaagggaatacccactccagtattgtggcctggagaattccatggactgtatagtccatggggtcacaaagagtcagacacaactgagtgattttcattcACTTTAAGCCTGTGAACAACTGGTCACTTAACAATCTCAGGAGGCAACGAGGCACTACAACCTGATCAAAGCTGACTGTAGCTTCGGCTCTCTTCCACTTACCCCAGTGGGGCCTCTCTGGGCTCTGCTGCTGGTTCCTCACAGCTGACCCCAAACTCAAAGGCCGAATCAGCCCCATGAGTTGGGGGAAGTGTGAGGAATTAGAGAGCACTGGGTTCAAGCTGGTTGTTTCCAAGCGGGCTTTGAACTGAGCCTGGCATAAGACTCACCTGGCCAAGGAAGCAAGTGAGGCCTGAAGCCCAAACCCATGCTGTCACCCATCAAGCTATAGCGTGGAATTGCATCTCCCTAGAGGAAGGGgctcttttcctgatttttctgGGATATGAGTACCCTGCCAGA
Encoded proteins:
- the GAD1 gene encoding glutamate decarboxylase 1 isoform X2; translated protein: MASSTPSSSATSSNAGVDPNTTNLRPTTYDTWCGVAHGCTRKLGLKICGFLQRTNSLEEKSRLVSAFKERQSSKNLLSCENSDKDGRFRRTETDFSNLFARDLLPAKNGEEQTVQFLLEVVDILLNYVRKTFDRSTKVLDFHHPHQLLEGMEGFNLELSDHPESLEQILVDCRDTLKYGVRTGHPRFFNQLSTGLDIIGLAGEWLTSTANTNMPSDMRECWLLR